Within Vicia villosa cultivar HV-30 ecotype Madison, WI linkage group LG1, Vvil1.0, whole genome shotgun sequence, the genomic segment ATGTCAGAAGAAGTAACTCAACATCTTGTCAAACAAATTCAACCAAAGATTGAAGAATCTGCAAGGAATGAAGAGCAGGGTCTCAGCTTGAAAGATATCAGCAATGAAGAAATTTTTGTTACCCTATCATCACAGAGAGACTGAAGATGAATGTTGTGTGGAAAGGTCTACCAATATTTTTGAAGAGATTTGTCCCTTAGAAGATAAGGTCTAGGAACTCAGTGATAAACATGGGTGTACTATCCTAGAAATGGAGAAAACTGGAGACACTCAACAAAAGGTGACTAAGGACGATGTCACTCTAGATGTCAGGACATTACCATACAACGTCTCTGGTACCTACAAGTAGTCTAATCATCTCAACAGAGATACCGAGGGAATAAAGATTATGACTCTGAAGCATGAAGAAGCACTGCCTACTACTCCTTCTGTGAAAGACTTGAATGATACTGATCTCAAGAAAGATCTTGGGATAAATATTCATGCAGAAGGAAAGACAACTCTTAATGAGCCACTAGTGGAAGGGCTGGAGACAATGGAGCTTCTATTATGACTGCTAATTCATGACTGCTAGTCATGAGATTTtaatttttgctttatttttgtttgctttgtttTCTGTAAGGGTGGAATGTCCaggatattttatttagttttctggAAAAAAAGATGATAGTAGACAGGTACCTTGCTGAGTTATACAACCTTTATcactttgtggctaaaaaggagGAGTATGAATTAAGTATATACAAGAGGTGCTTAGGGGAGAATATGTTGCAGCTGCTCTGATGGATAGCAGTCTTTGAGGGGGAACATGCTCTCCTATATTTTTTTCCGCTGCTGCTTTTACTCTTGACAGGTTCTATTTGGTCGTTTTAGCCAAAatgtgccaaagggggagattgaaggctCTCTGATTGTTGGCATACATTTTGCTAAAACACTCTCAGGAAGATCATGTTGGAAGAGATGTTATATGACTTAGATTTCAGACTTCAACATGTTGAaaaagatgtcatgacatcctggctGCAGAAAGTTGATCTAGCAATTGGATCAGGCGTTATTATTTGCTACAAGAATCTTTAAATCAGCTCAGAATATTCGAAGAAATCAATCAAGCTGATATTTTTGCCAAGTTGGATTCAATCAAGAAGATTTCCATGATGTCTTTAATTGGATACATTATAGGAAAGATTGGATTGAAGACATAatttcttggagaacaagtagcagaATTTTGGCAGCCTCACTGCTGCGTTTTTGAAGCCCACCCCAGAATAGAATTATCCATATATAGAAGGGTGTGGAATTGATATTGTTTATTTTTCGGTTTATGAATCCTTATTTTTGTGTGTTCCACTGTGTACATTCACAAACCTTTAGGCGTTGAATGTTGTTTGATCTCAGAATTTCAAGGCGGAGGCTGGATGCTCTTACCTTGGATGATGTCATCTAGACACCATATACAGCTCACCGCCCTCATTGTCCTTTTGATGTATCTACTTTATATTCAAGGTATGTCATATGGGAGAGCCATGTGGCTAGACACTTTCTTGAGAGGTGTCTACGCCAGTATGGTTATATACAGGGCATCCCACGTCCGCTCCCAGAGGCTCCAGCTGGTGGCATTGATCAATGATTTCAGAGTCACATCATCAGCTCCCACGTGAGATCATTGATACAGCCATTGAGGTTCAGGAGCCTGGGCAGTGCGAGGATGGATACCTAGAGTGGTTCCATAGTGTGTTACACCCTAGAGTCATATCACCTGCCACAACATCTGATGTTCCAGGACCTTCAGGTACCAGGGATTCTTCCGATCCACCACCACCGCCTCCACCTTCAGCAAGTGACCAGGACAACCGCTTACAGGTCATCGCCGTTCACTTAGATAGCCTCGTGGTTTTGGTGAACCCTGGTGGTGAGGTTCATACTATTTTAGCTAGGTTGGTCGATGTTACCCGTGGAGGGCCTATGTAGATTTACTTTTTATGATtgtattatatgtatattttgtcGTCAACAGATCTTCGGATTTGTGCCTCTTCGAATCTTCAGACATTTATTTTATTGCATAATCTTTTTTGCTAGTACATGTTTCGATtagataaagaaaataacatcaataacgaacaaacatagttaacaaacatcAGATGACAAACAACAAACATAAACAGTACTCCGAAACATGTAAACCTAGGCACTAACGGATGACTCTGGACGTTTTTTACACTTCATTATGTCGTTCACGGATCTTCGATTtgcgcgtccaactcgatcggacctttagttatcctacggcgaaataatttccacatggccttcacatcttcatcattcttcaactcgattaGGTTGTATTTCACCCCTCCATCTATATCAATCCAGTCCTCCCGAAACTCAATCTTTGTCACCCTTTAGTTATCGGAATCAGGCAGTAAATTATTCAACGTTTATTTCAAGGTGACAAAGGATTCGGGGCCATCTGGAATCTTGGTTTGAACAACAAGGTtgcaaccattgaaatacacaTATACATTAATCAAATAGTGAGAAAGAGACATTTTGCTGAGAATTGAGATATGTTATCCAATAACTCTAAGATCCTTATTTATATAAATGATGATGCATTCTAGACCACGCATATTTGTCGGTGCAATCAGGATCCTCTAAAAGTGTCGGCAAAATCTCAACTATTGAAAAAACTTAAGATTGAAACATATcagaattttaaattataatgaaatttccggtattgcctaaaaatttgaaatttccaataTACCAAAAATTTAATAGGATGTACCGAAAATTTTATGATGAAATTTTTTTATCTCATTGAAAgtaaaattggaataaaaaataCGAGGGTGGCATGTAGATTTGCTGGCCAACTCAATTAGGTAAACTAATCTAATTTGTTTATTAGATAAGTTAGATAAGACTTCACcttttatttaaaggaaaatgTTCCAAGTCAAAAAATCCAAACACTCTTCTGTTTTCTTGCATCTCTAAAATCAATGGcttcaaccaccaccaccaccgatATAACTAAACACATCATCTCAGAAATCCCCACATACATCACCGTCTACAGCGACGGCACCATCGAACGTCCCCGACAAGCACCACCAGTACCACCCAATCTCAACGACCCAACCTCCCCCGTTTCATCCAAAGACATCACCATCTCTCAAAACCCCACCATCTCCGCCCGTCTCTACCTCCCAAAAAACCCCACCACAAAACTCCCCATCTTAGTATTCTTCCACGGCGGCGGATTCTTCTTCGAATCAGCTTTCTCCAAACTCTACCATCATCACTTCAACATCTTCGTTTCTCAAGCAAACGCCATAGTTGTTTCCGTCGAATACCGACTCGCTCCAGAACATCCTCTTCCTGCAGGGTACCATGATTGCTGGAGTTCTCTCCAGTGGGTTGCTTCTAAACAAGAACCGTGGCTTATCAACCACGGCGATTTCAACAGAGTTTTCATTGGCGGTGACAGTGCTGGTGGGAACATAGTTCATAACATCGCGATGCGTGCTGGCTCTGAAGCTTTACCTAATGATGTTAAGGTTTTAGGAGCTATTTTACAACACCCTTATTTCTATAGTTCGTACCCTGTTGGATTAGAAGGTGTTAAACTTAAGAGTTCAGATCATGATTTATACTGTTCGGTTTGGAATTTAGTGTATCCATCAGCACCTGGAGGGATTGATAACCTTCATCTTAATCCATTGGGTTTGGAGGCGCCGAGTTTGGAAGGACTTGGTTGTGATAGGATGATAGTTTGTGTTGCTGGGAAAGATGGAATTAGGGAGAGAGGGGTTTGGTATTATGAAATAGTGAAAAAGAGTGGTTGGAAAGGGAAATTGGAGttgtttgaagaagaagatgaagatcatgtTTATCATATCTTTTTTCCTGAGTCTGAGAATGGTCAGAAATTGATCAAACGGTTGGCTTCTTTTCTGCacgaataattaatatatctgatttatatatataagTCGGATAAATGAATAATGTTTTATATTGCAATTGTAGCAGTTTTGCTAATAATGATGTTTTATTGTGATGAAGAATAATAGTTATGAGCAATTTCACAACCATGTAAGAGTGATATGTCATGTATGGATTGTTTGTTTCTCGATTGTTCAGAAAAAGTGCAGGGGCTTTAgtcatttttttgttttgattttatttgttattatgaAGTTAAAGAGTAGAGGCACATCGTGATTATAGGATAAGATGACACGAGCAAGAACTGGGATACTATTTTTGAGTTTCAATTATGCATTGTCACATAAAATTCCTACCATTTTGTCCTTCTCAATTTGGAATACTGCAAGATATTTCCATCTGCAGTAGGAAACATGGACATGTGCCTCAAGGAACTGACAGACTCCAATGAAACTGGACCAGCACTACACCAATCCAAATTTTCTGGACACAAATTGATGAAGTCTCCACTGTAGTTTAGGAGACCATCCAAATTTTCATTCTGCAAAACTGTGGCTGAATTACTTAATAACCATCTTCACACAACTCCTTGAACTCATTCCAAAATATACCACTGCAGAAATAGACCAACATAAAGAATACACTCATAATCTCACACCACCCCAACCACTAAGCTAGTTGATACAATACACCACATAGTAGGCTTCATGCATGAAATGATAATTCAGCAGTAATGAAGACTAAGAGCAACAGAAAAAATTGCTAAGCCAAACTCCAGACCCACAAAGCCATAAGAGACTCGACTATTCTTCAGCCACCAAACGGAGACCACCAAGCTGCCAGACCGGCTGGATCCCCAGTACGGCGCCTTGATTACTAAAGCCACTAGCCTTAAAAACAGAATGATAGGAAAATAGATATCAATGTCGCCCCAGCATCGAACATTCAAAGAGACTGCATCTACAGCAGACAAGGTAGATCCGCAAGGTAGATCCGCAATGCCGAGAACAAAACTGCTAGACTTGCAATGCCACTATACAGTATGATTATCAAAATGCTGGAAATTCGGACCACTTTTAGCATCACTTTTATCCAATTGTAAATAGAGAACCGATAGGCATATGTGATCAATGTAAACACATAAAACTCCACACACTAATTTCCAAGAGAGTAGTttagttctacacaaatttcttTGTTTCGAAATTTTTACAATCAATATTCTGAGCCAATGACATGTGGAGTACCAAGTGATCAaagatttcattttttatttctctACAATCTCCTGTCATTAACTTCTAAGGATagaatttcattttcttttcttcttttgtttaCAGGGTCAACGATTGACACTCGggacacacctttgtgagagaccacttgttcacctaaaactttaaggtgataggtgtgtgagttctctcacttataaagtgtttaaTCTTCCATTTtctaaccaatgtgagactttttccttacacttgattctcaacaaatATTTAGTATTTGCGTCTCTTTTCTTCCGCCACCGAAATTCTGATTTTCGCCATTGGATATTTCCATTAAGATTTCACAGCGTGTATATTGTCACCAAtgattttgttttcaaatttattttctttgttgaAAGATTCTTCAACTCACCTTTTAACTCAAGATTATTAAACTTTTCTCTTGCATCTTGATAGAAACTAAGATGGGCTTATTGGAAATGTGGGCCTAATTCTCAAGAGACCTACTGTCAGGAGAGAAAAGATCTTTAAGATCTTTCAAGTTTAAAACCAAATTGAAATtcatttgaaaaaggtttttaacaaatttttgaaaacagagtttATTTGCTTGGTGGAAGCAAATTTGCTTAAAAGAGATTATGGGTccgtttggtgcgcaggataagAGACAGAATAAGATAtttgtatcatatcctatctcaatCCAGTGTTTGCTGACACAACAAGATAGAATAAGTTAATCGTGAAACTTATCTTATCCTGCCTCACTAGTTCAAATTATTATCTTGAATATGAGCGGGGTTAGAATCCAACAAGATAAgattaaaaaatgatttactaatttacccctataaaatataatttaaaataaaaaattaaatatgacaaaatataaataaaaattaatttgatattaaattaaaaagattaataaatgatttttaaaaaatatgtatgatTGTCATAAGGATaattttttaacttaataaaatataaaaaaattagaatatttaaaaataaaataattattaaaattttaaaaatatgaatactaattttactttttaacaaattaaatatatgttcttgCAAGGGTAGTTTTGTCAtttacacacacacatatatatatatatatatatatatatatatatatatatatatatatatatatatatatatatatatatatatatatatagaatttaTGATCTTTTcaagaaaaattgaaattatttattcaatagtgttaatgattttttttaattatagaaaattattatttttattaccattttaaaatattttaaaaaataattttaaaaaaatataatttttttacatgATAGGATAAGTCTTATTATGTCAGTATCATATCATATCCTTATCCTGCTTGATATCCTATCATGTCTCTATCATATCATGTGCATCAAACGGACCCTATGTCTATATTGAGAGATTCACAAATGTACTCAATGAGTTTACAATATATCCAATTGAATATTGAATTTCACCAAATTACAAACTAATCGAATTGTCAAATCATTCAATTTCATAAGATGTGTTATTGAATGGTTTTCAATTATGAACAAGATTCTACTATCACAGTCTAACAAAAACTACAACTTATGAAACAAATCGTTGCTAACAGATAAACCTATCGGTATGCAATTCTATAAAGTAACAAAAACTACCTAATCATACAATTAACTATGAAATTTaaatgagtgagagagagagggggggagaagagagagagagtacaTCGGAATTTATAGTGGTTTCAACACGTTCGTCCACACTTTGTGCTTAATTTACTCTCCAATGGTTGACCATTGAAAATTAGTTTGTCTTCCATTATGATTTGcaacaatattacaagagtttgtacGATCACTAGTCCATAAATAAATGCTCAAAATAAAATTTCTCCTATTCTGGATCTTGACTTATACACAACTCCAAGAACTAAAATCTATGCAAAATATTTACTCGAGATCGCTTCTTAATCTTCAGACTCAAAAACTTCTCCTAAGTCTCTCTCCACGGCAATTTCCAAAATATTCCTCTGATATATTGAGCGGTCTGTCAGAAGATCAAAAGAACTCCTACCATGTTTGTAGACTTTCACACAGTGCTACCAAGGTCAACCTAGAGAGAAGAACCTTCTTTTTTTCCACTAGAATTGTTACAACCAGTCACAACACCACACACTCTTGCAAGCCcctaaaattttaaaacaaatattcaaaGAAATGTTAAATCCAAAATGAATCTCCTCAATCAATCACAAATCTATCAAGATAAGATTCAGATCCATGCAACAATAGAAAAAGAATGAGATAAAAGATGAAATAAATCGATGCAAGATGTTCAAGAAAGATtcaaaatactttgaaaatataagAACATGTGATTTGTGTGTTTTCATATGATCAATGAAATAATTTGTTTTCTAACATTATGAAAGATTGAGAGATGAAAAAATATTTATGTGTTAGAGATGAAGCACAAACAGAAGTGAAAATTCATGTTTGATTTGAGTCAAGAGCATTTGGTTTTTTTGAGTCAAGTTAGAAAAGTAATGAGAAACAAGATCAACACTAAGGAAACCTATTTTTGTGATTCGACTCAAGGCATAAGCATGATTTGACTCACACAGGGTTATGATTCGAGTCAGGGAAAGGTTATAATTAGACTCAAAGCAGAAAGTGGCTGAAGAAGGATATGTGATTTGACTCAAGCATACATTGTGTTTCGAATCATAGCTGCATGATTCGAATCAGGAACTACTTGTGATTCGACTTATTTCTGATTGGGAGGTTGATCTTCACATATGAGTTgactagaagaagaagaaaagcccTTTCATTAATATTTAGAGAGTTTATATTATTGCTTTTTGGCAAAAGATTTGAGGCCAGGATTTGAAACCAAAACATCATATCTGGAGTAACATCGTCATCTTCATAATTTATTGCATTTGCAATAGTAGGTGGGGTGATGGTGATAGGGACACCAAATACTTTGGAAAGAATGACCTTCTCTAGATTTAGCTCTTGGACGGATGCATTCACCCATAATTCTTTGACCAGATTAGGATAAGTAGGGCCATAGAGCATATCAAAGAACTCATCCCACTCCTTTCGGGAAATAACACTTTGAAGATCAAAACCTTGAGTTATCCTTTCTTCAAAGTCAACATGACTTTCAATGATAACAACCAACTGATTCTCCCTATCAAAGTTAGTTTAAAATAAGTTATCTCAGGAGATGGTTTTTGACACAAGAAAgaagttttgaaaaaagagagGAGTAATAGAAACTATTTTAGACGAGAAAGGGTTCTTAAAGATATAGCCAAGTGTAATGAAGGACAACTGTCTTTGCTTAAAGCTCAATCAAGGAAAATCTTAAAGAGAACCAGAACAGTTGAAAAATACaaaagtaataaataattaaaaaaatagatagcACAAAAAAATTGTTTCCACACATCTGACAATCCAttagttaatattttatttagtgtagTTGTGTACAACATTTAGAGGCTGAGATGTATTCCGCTTCTACTATAGATAGAGCAATCGTTGCTTGTCTTTTACTAACGCATGATATTATATTTTCCCTAATGAATTGACTTTTTCCACTAGTGGATTTCCTTTCAATTATATCTCTATCATAGTCAGCATTACAAAATCCAACTAGCTTATACATTAGTGATTTATTATAAGGAAGTCCCAAATTTGTTGCTCCTTTTCATATACCTAATTATTATCTTAACAGCAATTAAGTGAGATTCTTCGGGATTTGATTGGAATATCACATAAGCAtaaactgaataaaatgtcaaatTAGGCCTCTTCAGCAAAGAATGATCCAACTGATCTTTGACAGAGTCATATCAGCACTTCTTCCGACcactttcatcttttttttttgaaattccaTAGCATTCCAAAAACATGCTTATCTAGGTTGAATTCTTGCACAAAGACGGATGCATCTCCGTATGTGAGATGATCCCTATGCTCCTTTTGAGGTTATGGAGAGAGGGAGACTTCAAAGATTTATGAAGGTTTCATTCTTTTGAAATTCCCTTCAGAGCTTGCTTAGCATCAGCTGAAAATTCACCAAATCTAAACTTTGATTCTATCCCAAAGACAGATGCTCTTGTGCATTAAAACTTTGTTGATCAGATCTTCTTCAAAGTTAACTCCAATTGATTTTAGAACTTGCTTCTGATGAACTTCTTTCTGAACAAGATACAATCCTTTGATCAAAGACCTGACTAGATGCATATAATCAAAATGGTATTAAGACATCTATAAAAGACATTATATTTAGATGTTTGAAGACAAATATCCATTTGTTCTGATGTGACCTCTGAGTATCTTATGTTGGACGGAAAACACAATACATCTTTATCATTAGAATCTTCTTCAGATTCTTTTTATGTCCATAGGATGAGTTGAAACAACCATATGTCCTTCTGACACACTTAGATAATATTTCCTAAGGGATGAATAGTTATTCTGAATCATAGAAGAAAGAGCTCAACTTCTCCTGATTTTTCTTCTTAGCATGAAGAACCATTTGCAAGTTACATTGTTGCTGACCTTGAGTCTAGCTGCAAGAGATTCTAATATTGTCATcactttttcttttattcattaTGAACAACTCATCAAATAGATCAAGAGTAAACCGTGATCAAA encodes:
- the LOC131639271 gene encoding 2-hydroxyisoflavanone dehydratase-like, with translation MASTTTTTDITKHIISEIPTYITVYSDGTIERPRQAPPVPPNLNDPTSPVSSKDITISQNPTISARLYLPKNPTTKLPILVFFHGGGFFFESAFSKLYHHHFNIFVSQANAIVVSVEYRLAPEHPLPAGYHDCWSSLQWVASKQEPWLINHGDFNRVFIGGDSAGGNIVHNIAMRAGSEALPNDVKVLGAILQHPYFYSSYPVGLEGVKLKSSDHDLYCSVWNLVYPSAPGGIDNLHLNPLGLEAPSLEGLGCDRMIVCVAGKDGIRERGVWYYEIVKKSGWKGKLELFEEEDEDHVYHIFFPESENGQKLIKRLASFLHE